The Apodemus sylvaticus chromosome 5, mApoSyl1.1, whole genome shotgun sequence genome has a segment encoding these proteins:
- the LOC127684390 gene encoding olfactory receptor 4C15-like — protein sequence MLNQSIVTEFILLGLSQNPKVEKILFVLFFLVYLATLGGNIVIVVTIICSPLLFSSPMYFFLSFLSFLDACISSVITPKMIVDFFYEMKTISFECCMIQLFAVHFFTGVEVIVLSAMAYDRYVAICKPLHYSSIMNRRLCVILVGIAWIGGFLHSIIQIIFTLQLPFCGPNVIEHFICDLFPLLKLACTNTHIFVILVFANSGSICIIIFSILLVSYGVILFSLRAHSSEGRRKALSTCGSHITVVLLFFVPCILIYARNNSAFSFEKNVFIFADVLTPLLNPMVYTFRNKEMKNAIKKIWRKLFNTFDKH from the coding sequence ATGCTAAACCAGAGCATTGTCACTGAGTTCATACTCCTGGGACTTTCGCAGAACCCAAAAGTTGAGAAAatactatttgttttgtttttcttggtctACCTTGCAACTCTTGGGGGCAACATAGTAATTGTGGTAACAATTATATGCAGTCCTTTACTTTTTAGctcccccatgtacttctttttgtctttcctttccttcctggatGCGTGCATTTCTTCTGTAATCACACCCAAGATGATTGTGGACTTCTTCTATGAGATGAAGACCATCTCCTTTGAATGTTGTATGATACAACTCTTCGCTGTGCACTTCTTCACAGGGGTGGAAGTGATTGTCCTGTCagccatggcctatgaccgctatgtggctatTTGCAAGCCCCTGCACTATTCTTCTATCATGAACCGAAGACTCTGTGTCATTCTGGTGGGCATAGCCTGGATAGGAGGCTTCTTGCACTCTATCATACAAATTATTTTCACTTTGCAGCTGCCCTTCTGTGGCCCCAATGTTATTGAGCATTTCATATGTGACTTGTTCCCATTACTAAAGCTTGCCTGCACCAACACACACATTTTTGTCATTTTGGTGTTTGCCAACAGTGGTTCTATCTGCATCATAATCTTCTCTATTTTACTTGTCTCCTATGGTGTTATCTTGTTCTCTCTAAGAGCCCACAGTTCTGAAGGTCGTCGTAAAGCACTCTCTACCTGTGGATCCCACATTACTGTTGTGCTTTTGTTCTTTGTCCCTTGCATATTAATATATGCACGAAATAATtctgcattctcatttgagaaaaatgtgtttatatttgCTGATGTACTGACACCATTACTAAATCCTATGGTATACACGTTCAGGAATAAGGAAATGAAGAATGCCATCAAGAAAATATGGAGGAAATTGTTTAATACTTTTGATAAACATTAA